TCTTCCACACCAGTTGTATCTCCCGCTACATATATTCCTTCATTTGATGTTTCCATATCTTTATTGTGTAGAGGTACCTCACCGCCAAATATAGCGTTAAATGTAAATTGGCATTTCAATAGTCTGGCCAATTCAACTGAAGGTTTTAATCCTACTCCAATTGCAACCACATCAGCTTTAATTATTTTTTCCGTCCCTACAATAGGCCGATACTTTTCATCTACCTCTGCAATTACCACTTCACAAACTTTATTGTCTCCTTTGACTTCAATTATAGTATGTCTAATATATATTGGAACCCCTGCTCTTTTGATCTTAGCAGCATGCACACCATATCCTCCTATTTTAGGAGCTGCTTCAACCAAAGCCACAACTTCACAGCCTGCCTGCATAAGCTGATAAGATACTATTAAGCCAACATTGCCGCTTCCAAGCATGACAACTTTCTCACCTGGCTTTACATGGTTAACATTTACCATGGTTTGTGCCGCACCAGCTCCCATAACTCCAGGCTTAGTCCATCCTTTGAATCTAACTACATTTTCAGATGCTCCAGCTGCAATTATTATTTTTTTAGCTTTAACAGTGATAAGCTTTCTTTTTTCATTATCATTACCTTTTTCTATTCCGACCTTATTACCTGGAAACAATCCTATAACAGTACTTCCAAGCCAAATTTCCACTCCATTCTCTTCTGCTTTTTTCACTAGCTCTCTGCCAATATCCATACCCCTTACACCAGACCTATGAGCAGAAGAACCAAAAAACTTGTGTATTTGCTTGAACAACTGACCTCCAGGTTTCATATTCAAATCTACCATTAAAACTTCAGCCCCTGCCAAAGACGCTTCAATTCCTGCAGCTAATCCAGCAGGACCAGCTCCAACTATTACAATGTCCTTTTCTATCATAATTAAAATCTCTCCCTCCCCAAACCATACTGGGTTTCTATTACCATGCCAGTTTTTACAGGAGTAATACATGTTCTTACATTTGGCGTTCCATCTACAATCATGGCACAATCCGTACATTGACCAATTCCACAAAACAATCCTCTTGGTTCTTTGCGTTTTAATGTATACCTGTTAATAAAAATATTATTTGCAAGTAATGCTGCAAGTATAGGTTCTCCCTCCCTAGCCATTATAGTTTTGCCATCAACAGTTATTTCCACCATAGTTGAAGGCTCATTAACATCAAGTACAATATGGTTTTCTACTCTTAAACACACATCCAAGACCTGCCTTCTCTTTTAAATTTTTATATTGCCGCTGTAATTGACATTTCTACTACAGCTCCACCTGACATTCCAGCTGCCTGTACACAGCATCGTGATGGATACGGTTTGGTAAAATAGCTTGCATACACTTCATTCATAAGGGGGGCATCTTCCATATTTACAATATATATTGTGCATTGAATAATTTTGTCCATGCTTGAGTCTTCTGATTCCAGGATCAACTTAAAATTCTCCATAATCTGCTTTGTCTGTTCCTTAATTCCTCCTTCCACCAAATTGCCTTCTTTATCTATTCCAATTTGAGAGGCATAAATCATTCCATTATAAACTAGTCCTTGGACATAAGGTCCTTGTGCTAATGCACAACTATCAATGCTTATTTCTCTTTTCATAACCAAACACCCCTTAAAATTTAATTTCTAATTCTTTATTTACCAAACTTTCAGGTTTTTCATTTTTCGCCAATCTCAAAACTAGCTGTTTTAAAGCTCTCCTTCTACCTTCATAAAATGAATCTTCAGATATAAATGCTGCATGGGGAGTAATAACTGTATTTTCTAATGAAAATAATTCACTTTGTTCATTATCTTCATCCTCAATAACATCTACTGCAGCTGCTTTAATCCACCCTTCTTTTAAAGCTTTTATTAATGCGGTTTCATCCACAACCTTACCTCTGGCAGTATTTATGAGATATGCACTCTCCTTCATTAATTTTAGTTCTCTCTCTGAAATTAAATGGGTTGTGGATGCCATTAACGGACAGTGTAATGAAACAAAATCTGATTTTATTAACAATTCATCAAATGTTTCTACCTTTTCTGCACCAAACTCTTCTAAATATTCTTTTGTTTTTGTAGGGGCATATACCAAAACATTTAATCCCATGGCCTTTAGCATTGGCATCATAGCTTTGGGAATACTCCCAAAGAAATATAATCCTATTGTTTTGTCCGTTAATCTGTATGTTTTATATCCACATAAAGGATCCCATTCGCCTTTTCTTACCAACCTATCCAGAAATGTTATTTTTCTTACCAAATCAATAATCATTCCAATGGTATGCAGGGCAACTTCTTCTGTACAAAATCCTGGAATATTGGTGACACATACATTATTCTCAGTAGCTGCAGAAATATCTACATTATTATAGCCAATGCTTTGAAGAGTAATTATTTTCAGATTAGGCAGACTCTCTATAATTTGTTTTGTCATCTGCTGGTACTCTACTACTACACCATCAAAATCATAGGCATATTCAATAAAAGGCTTTTTTCCTTCTCTGTCCTTAATTTCAACAAGTTCCAGACTGTCAATGCCCCATTCTTTTAATAAAGAATTTTCATAATCTAAACTGTCATCAATGTTATAATAAAGTACTCTTTTCTTATCCATTATTGTTCCTCCTATTTCTTCCATATTTCACCCAACACTTTATCAATAATTGTTATACCTTTATCTATTTCATCTTCAGTAACATTTAAAGGTGCAGCAAATCTCAGTCCATTTCCATAAACCCCACATGCCAGAGTCAATAGTTTATTCTTAAAGCATTTATCTCTAACTTTTTCAAATAAATCACCTGCCGGAGTGCCATCTTCATAGGAAAATTCTATAGCTACCATTAACCCTAATCCTCTAATATCAGATATGCAGCTGTACTTTTCTTTTAAAACTTCCAGCTTCTTTCGCAAATATGCCCCCATATTATTGACATTCTCTAAAATATTAGCGTTCTTGTATTCCTCCAATACTGCTAATGCAGCTGCAGCACATACAGGATTTCCTCCAAAAGTAGTGCCATGCATACCGGCATGCCATTCATCCATTATCTCCGGAGTAGATATTACTGCACTCATTGGAAGCCCTCCTGCAATTGCCTTTCCCACGGTCATAATATCTGGAACTACATCAAAATTCTCTCCTGCAAACATCTTGCCAGTTCTGCCGTAACCAGATTGAATTTCATCGAATATCAATAAAATTCCATGTTTGGTGCAAATATCTCTAACACCCTGTACAAATTCCTTGGTAGGTACCACATAACCCCCTTCACCTTGTACCGGCTCCATTATAATTGCCGCCA
This genomic interval from Clostridium kluyveri contains the following:
- a CDS encoding NAD(P)/FAD-dependent oxidoreductase, whose protein sequence is MIEKDIVIVGAGPAGLAAGIEASLAGAEVLMVDLNMKPGGQLFKQIHKFFGSSAHRSGVRGMDIGRELVKKAEENGVEIWLGSTVIGLFPGNKVGIEKGNDNEKRKLITVKAKKIIIAAGASENVVRFKGWTKPGVMGAGAAQTMVNVNHVKPGEKVVMLGSGNVGLIVSYQLMQAGCEVVALVEAAPKIGGYGVHAAKIKRAGVPIYIRHTIIEVKGDNKVCEVVIAEVDEKYRPIVGTEKIIKADVVAIGVGLKPSVELARLLKCQFTFNAIFGGEVPLHNKDMETSNEGIYVAGDTTGVEEANTALEEGRIAGISAAQKLGYIDDDIAENKKKEIWQRLKSLRLGPFGERRLRAKEQIMKEYEDKIRIPICK
- a CDS encoding (2Fe-2S)-binding protein, with product MDVCLRVENHIVLDVNEPSTMVEITVDGKTIMAREGEPILAALLANNIFINRYTLKRKEPRGLFCGIGQCTDCAMIVDGTPNVRTCITPVKTGMVIETQYGLGRERF
- a CDS encoding RidA family protein codes for the protein MKREISIDSCALAQGPYVQGLVYNGMIYASQIGIDKEGNLVEGGIKEQTKQIMENFKLILESEDSSMDKIIQCTIYIVNMEDAPLMNEVYASYFTKPYPSRCCVQAAGMSGGAVVEMSITAAI
- a CDS encoding C-terminal binding protein, whose translation is MDKKRVLYYNIDDSLDYENSLLKEWGIDSLELVEIKDREGKKPFIEYAYDFDGVVVEYQQMTKQIIESLPNLKIITLQSIGYNNVDISAATENNVCVTNIPGFCTEEVALHTIGMIIDLVRKITFLDRLVRKGEWDPLCGYKTYRLTDKTIGLYFFGSIPKAMMPMLKAMGLNVLVYAPTKTKEYLEEFGAEKVETFDELLIKSDFVSLHCPLMASTTHLISERELKLMKESAYLINTARGKVVDETALIKALKEGWIKAAAVDVIEDEDNEQSELFSLENTVITPHAAFISEDSFYEGRRRALKQLVLRLAKNEKPESLVNKELEIKF
- a CDS encoding aspartate aminotransferase family protein, with product MNYENYKQYLSPALAKATDLIMESGKGCYMTDINGDEYLDFVQGIAVNALGHCHPKVVQAVVEQTKKLMNGSFNLVNFPTTLKLAKRLSEVTPGNLNSIFFSNGGAEAIDGALKLAKAYTKRPAIIAFKGSFHGRTLGATTITASNSKYRKYYEPMVGSVYFSTYPSKDLCPKGFDEKQRTEYCLNELDSLFKYVVAPEMVAAIIMEPVQGEGGYVVPTKEFVQGVRDICTKHGILLIFDEIQSGYGRTGKMFAGENFDVVPDIMTVGKAIAGGLPMSAVISTPEIMDEWHAGMHGTTFGGNPVCAAAALAVLEEYKNANILENVNNMGAYLRKKLEVLKEKYSCISDIRGLGLMVAIEFSYEDGTPAGDLFEKVRDKCFKNKLLTLACGVYGNGLRFAAPLNVTEDEIDKGITIIDKVLGEIWKK